Proteins co-encoded in one Nicotiana sylvestris chromosome 7, ASM39365v2, whole genome shotgun sequence genomic window:
- the LOC104224822 gene encoding uncharacterized protein, whose protein sequence is MSRIQSYHDFVKVHGVLLAAAGIPQSLHKLLFQKLSSDTFDGGHFFQIEPFEDGRQRRLLFTSNFMPKHSNLFLVDHAWTFRLPDAYKQLCEVPGLAERMAALMCVDSAAEEAGDVEGDAGEEDSIKPSAVEIVQREIKEGGDDTTRWLELEELDIDDDMLLSLDLPNKFPNLLALSLCSNNLKDVEIVAKEVTRLKNLKALWLNNNPILERSNSETAIIQGCPGLEICNSKFTSNHGEWALGFCGGIYDKENAGFAHQRDHPLESVTSLDLSNRSIHNLINKAFNPDDIPSLSYLNLRGNPLDQNSLSDLLQLLKGFSCLDSLEVDIPGPLGVSAAEIVEALPNLSLLNGVNTSKILESGKSVVDSMLQPRLPEWAAGDPLEDRVINAMWLYLMTYRLADEEKIDETSVWYVMDELGSALRHSDKPNFRVSPFLYMPEGNLASAVSYSIIWPIDDVREGDECTRDYLFGIGEEKQRSARLTAWFHTPRNYFIKEYEKYKNKLQSNKFVSPVQGSSVTISLCHGDGSALRVYTDIPPVEEYLTRPEFVITTEPKDADIIWTSMQIDEETKKAAGLNDEQYINQFPFEACLVMKHHLAETIQKAHGLVEWLQPTYNLETQLTQLIGDFHQREREKLDNLWILKPWNMARTIDTTITSNLSAIIRLMETGPKICQKYIEHPALFKGRKFDLRYIVLVRSMNPLEIFLAEVFWVRLANNTYTLEKHSFDEYETHFTVMNYRGRLNHMNTPDFVKEFEKEHKVNWLDIHSRIRRMIKSAFEAAAVVHPEMHHSKSRAMYGVDVMLDCHFQPKLLEITYCPDCGRAVKYDTEAVVGGGETVKGKDFYNYIFGCLFLNETNHVSQL, encoded by the exons ATGAGCAGAATTCAATCCTACCACGACTTCGTTAAAGTCCACGGCGTACTCTTAGCGGCCGCCGGAATCCCGCAGTCACTTCACAAGCTTCTCTTTCAGAAGCTCTCCTCCGATACTTTCGACGGCGGCCACTTTTTTCAGATTGAGCCGTTCGAAGATGGCCGCCAAAGAAGGCTGCTTTTCACTTCTAATTTCATGCCAAAGCACTCAAATCTCTTTCTTGTTGATCACGCTTGGACTTTTCGCCTCCCCGATGCTTATAAGCAG TTGTGTGAAGTTCCAGGTTTAGCAGAAAGAATGGCTGCATTAATGTGTGTAGATAGTGCAGCTGAGGAAGCAGGTGATGTAGAGGGCGATGCAGGCGAAGAGGATAGTATTAAACCGAGTGCCGTGGAAATAGTGcagagagaaataaaagaaggCGGGGATGATACTACGAGGTGGTTGGAGCTTGAGGAACTTGACATTGATGATGACATGCTTCTATCTCTTGATTTGCCTAATAAATTTCCT AATTTACTGGCACTGAGCCTGTGCAGCAACAATCTGAAGGATGTTGAGATTGTTGCCAAGGAAGTTACCCGACTCAAAAATCTTAAAGCTCTCTGGCTGAACAATAATCCAATTTTGGAGCGTAG TAATTCAGAAACTGCAATCATTCAGGGTTGCCCTGGTTTGGAAATTTGCAACTCAAAGTTCACATCTAACCATGGAGAGTGGGCATTAGGATTTTGTGGTGGAATCTATGACAAAGAAAATGCAGGCTTTGCCCATCAAAGAGATCATCCTTTGGAGAGTGTGACATCTCTAGACCTTAGTAACAGGTCTATTCACAATCTGATAAACAAG GCATTTAATCCTGATGATATCCCATCTCTTTCTTACTTAAATCTACGTGGAAATCCATTGGACCAGAATTCTCTTAGTGATTTATTGCAGCTTCTTAAAGGATTCAGTTGCTTGGATTCTCTGGAG GTTGATATTCCTGGGCCTTTAGGAGTAAGCGCTGCTGAAATTGTTGAAGCCCTACCTAATCTTTCTCTCCTAAATGGAGTAAACACATCCAAAATATTGGAGTCTGGGAAGTCTGTGGTCGATTCAATGTTGCAACCACGCCTTCCTGAATGGGCTGCCGGAGACCCTCTAGAAGATCGTGTGATAAATGCTATGTGGTTGTACTTAATGACATATAGACTTGCAGATGAAGAAAAGATTGATGAAACCTCTGTATG GTATGTAATGGATGAACTTGGTTCTGCTTTGCGCCACAGCGACAAGCCAAACTTTAGAGTATCTCCTTTTCTCTACATGCCGGAAGGCAATTTGGCATCAGCTGTGAG tTACTCAATTATTTGGCCAATTGACGATGTTCGAGAAGGTGATGAGTGCACTCGTGATTATCTATTTGGTATTGGGGAAGAGAAGCAGCGATCTGCTCGCCTAACTGCTTGGTTCCATACACCAAGAAACTATTTTATCAAA GAATATGAAAAATACAAGAATAAGTTGCAATCAAACAAATTTGTCAGCCCAGTACAGGGGTCATCAGTTACAATTAGCCTGTGTCATGGTGATGGAAGTGCTTTACGCGTGTACACTGACATACCTCCAGTGGAAGAATATCTGACTCGTCCTGAGTTTGTTATCA CAACTGAGCCCAAAGATGCAGACATTATATGGACAAGCATGCAGATAGATGAGGAGACAAAGAAGGCAGCAGGACTAAATGATGAACAGTATATAAATCAATTTCCATTTGAGGCTTGCCTTGTTATGAAACATCATTTAGCGGAAACTATTCAGAAG GCTCATGGATTGGTCGAATGGCTTCAGCCAACTTATAATCTTGAGACACAGCTAACTCAACTTATTGGAGATTTTCACCAACGTGAAAGAGAAAAACTAGACAATTTGTGGATCTTGAAGCCATGGAACATGGCAAGAACTATTGATACGACAATAACTAGCAATTTATCTGCTATTATCCGTCTCATGGAAACTGGCCCAAAAATCTGTCAGAAGTACATTGAGCATCCTGCTCTATTTAAAGGGAGAAAATTTGATCTCCGCTATATTGTTTTGGTTCGCAGTATGAATCCCCTGGAGATCTTCCTTGCAGAAGTTTTCTGG GTAAGATTGGCAAACAACACATACACTTTGGAGAAACATAGCTTTGATGAATACGAGACTCATTTCACTGTTATG AACTACAGAGGCAGGTTAAACCATATGAATACACCAGATTTTGTGAAAGAATTTGAGAAGGAACATAAGG TTAACTGGTTGGATATCCATTCAAGGATTAGAAGGATGATTAAATCGGCTTTTGAAGCAGCTGCTGTTGTGCATCCAGAAATGCATCATAGCAAATCTAGGGCAATGTATGGGGTTGATGTCATGCTTGATTGCCATTTTCAGCCTAAATTATTGGAG ATTACCTACTGCCCTGACTGTGGTAGGGCAGTCAAATACGATACTGAAGCTGTTGTTGGTGGAGGAGAAACTGTTAAAGGAAAAGATTTCTACAACTATATCTTCGGCTGTCTCTTCCTAAATGAAACTAatcatgtttcccagttgtga
- the LOC104224820 gene encoding protein FIP1-like, whose product MSGERRSSSLYENENNLFLDILDEAPLFGNRKPASLIGSVFYCILLASFAVLAVGATCIFLPIRGLVFQLLCSCNVALLVITGIFQQYLVYQVQKIRLQGYCVFSQKLKHIIRLPFATIAYGTAAMLLVMVWDPDISILSISTLLRIIMLAEVVCAASFMTLYIGYVHQYNSFHSQPDVLKSLYSPLQPSSSLEGLRYQDGGRLSDQLMTLLQYQQENIHFLNEEILGLQESLSKYERSNDGSAPQVDLAHLLAARDQELRTLSAEMNQLQSELRLARSLIEEKDAEMQRIRSTNNQYVEENERLRAILGEWSSRAAKLERALELERMSNLELQKKVNSLKSQRHD is encoded by the exons ATGTCAGGAGAAAGACGCTCTTCTTCTCTCTACGAAAACGAAAACAATTT GTTCCTGGACATACTGGATGAGGCGCCACTTTTTGGTAATAGGAAGCCTGCAAGCCTGATTGGGAGTGTTTTCTACTGTATCTTATTGGCAA GTTTTGCTGTTTTGGCTGTGGGAGCTACATGCATATTTCTCCCGATCCGGGGATTAGTTTTCCAACTTCTTTGCAGTTGTAATGTTGCCCTCTTAGTTATCACGG GCATTTTTCAGCAATATCTGGTATACCAAGTCCAGAAAATACGGTTGCAG GGTTACTGTGTTTTCAGCCAGAAGCTGAAGCACATTATTCGCCTACCGTTTGCGACAATTGCATATG GAACTGCTGCAATGCTGCTGGTCATGGTCTGGGATCCAGATATTAGCATCCTCTCCATATCCACACTACTCAG GATAATCATGCTGGCTGAAGTAGTCTGTGCTGCTTCTTTCATGACTCTCTATATTG GTTATGTTCATCAATACAATTCATTTCATTCCCAGCCTGATGTTTTGAAGTCACTTTATTCTCCACTTCAACCATCAAGTTCTTTGGAAGGACTGAG GTATCAAGATGGTGGTCGACTATCTGATCAGCTCATGACCTTATTGCAATATCAGCAAGAAAATATACACTTTCTGAATGAGGAG ATTCTAGGATTACAAGAATCCTTGAGCAAATATGAAAGGTCTAATGATGGGAGTGCACCTCAG GTTGATCTTGCCCACTTACTGGCAGCTCGAGACCAAGAATTGCGCACACTTTCAGCTGAG ATGAATCAATTGCAATCTGAGCTTAGACTTGCTCGATCTCTAATAGAAGAGAAGGATGCTGAGATGCAGCGCATCCGCAGTACAAACAATCAG TATGTAGAGGAAAATGAGAGGCTTAGAGCTATTCTAGGGGAATGGAGCAGCCGAGCGGCTAAG CTTGAACGTGCTTTGGAGCTTGAAAGGATGTCAAacttggaattgcagaaaaaagTAAACTCACTGAAAAGCCAAAGGCATGACTAA